The window AGGAGAAAGTGTGCCCCTGATCAAAGCTGGCCGAAAGAAAAAGGCCAAAGTGATTCACCTTTCCTCCAAAACCGATACCATTCGGGATGCTCTCTGAACTGAAATTCACAGCACACTGCCGGCATACAAAACAAGAAGACTTCAAAACATCATAATCCGAAACAAACTCGACTCATTTACGAAGCTGATCATCTGAATAAACAAGCTTTTACAATGTGATGCGGTTCGGTTGATTGACTCTAAACTGAAAGAAACTATGACCCAAAGGCATTCATCAACCAAATGGCTGCTAAAATCTTATTAAAGAAACAAGTCTTCTATTTCGAGAGCAATATAAATTATAAGATCGAGTGAAAACTCACCCATTGTATGTTGGTGTTTGCCCCTGTTGGCCTGAATATTGACGCCTTCGGATACAGCTGGAAAAGAAAAGACTTCAGATCTCCATAGAAACCACCGTGCCTCTCCCATGGCTGGGAAGCGTAACCCCCATAAATATAACCATCTTTATCCTTGATGATTAACACAGTTGGTCCTTTATCATTTCTGCAGTTCATTGAACAATTACCCATTCCATCCCAAATTAGTTGCAGCAACCGACAAGACTGAAACTAaagtagaaaaaaaatgtatttagcATTTTATCTAAGACGGGAAAGTGGCAAAGTATAACCATTTAATGGAACACTTCGTGGTCTTTATACATGATCTCCCCTTCAACCCAAGATAAACGAAACAAAACCAAAGTAGCGACTTGGTGCAGTCATATCACATTCTGTGGATGCGCATCTAAACCAAAACAGGCTACATTATACAGAATTTGTGCTCATTGCCTATCTAACAAGGCACATCCATGAACACCCCCCCGTTTGACTCTAAAAGTGTATCCAGAAATCTAAATCCTCATTTTGAGAACACTGATAAATTCACACTGTGACGAGGACATATTCAACTTCACAATAGAAATATAATTTACTTTAAGAGattcaaaatgaaattaaaaaaataaaataataataactgtGTAAACAAGATACTCACGACATGCTGCCCAAAAAGGTGTTAAAGCTCAGACCGCTAAAAGAACTGTGATATAGCAGTTTCCATTCCACCAGCTCTTGTTGTGGAAGGATTCCTCCTATATGCCAAGCATATACCTCCTTCAGTAGCACCATATTTGAATCGATGTTTTCCACATGCATCAGTCGAGGAACTTGGGAACCTGGTCTTCCTAAACAGAATGGCGATGTCAAAAGTATTGGAAGTACAAATCAAATTTCAGATTCTCCCACACTAATTGGGATAACAGTTTATAATGTAACACCAACAAATCCAGAGGATCAAAATGAAAGAATTCAGAAAACCTTGATGAGGAGGTATCAATAAGCTTCCAAGGAACTTCCTGACAGATGGGAGAAGAGTACACCAAGTTCTGAAATCTTCAAGAGACAAACTTTCTTGGTCGTGTCCTTCGTCATGCTTAGTAAACTTTGCAGCGTTAAGAAACACATCGACACTGCCCTGATGTGCATTTGATCCACGTTCAGAGTTGTCCATATTTAATATATTGTCAAACATTGCACCCAGAACACATTCCAAATCCGACCTGAATTTAAATTCCAAATATCATATACATCAGATGAGACATAAAAAGAATACAAAGACGG is drawn from Malus domestica chromosome 14, GDT2T_hap1 and contains these coding sequences:
- the LOC103454115 gene encoding uncharacterized protein isoform X1, which gives rise to MGNSQSPPSRNPRFASSSRAFTHTELEDLKSLHASLAAQSQSGGPYISPSVFKTYFGLKGTLGDRMFDLVTQRRKDGKLTFEDLVIAKGIYEKGTKDDIEEFIYQLLDVSGDGIVGRSDLECVLGAMFDNILNMDNSERGSNAHQGSVDVFLNAAKFTKHDEGHDQESLSLEDFRTWCTLLPSVRKFLGSLLIPPHQGRPGSQVPRLMHVENIDSNMVLLKEVYAWHIGGILPQQELVEWKLLYHSSFSGLSFNTFLGSMSNDKGPTVLIIKDKDGYIYGGYASQPWERHGGFYGDLKSFLFQLYPKASIFRPTGANTNIQWCAVNFSSESIPNGIGFGGKVNHFGLFLSASFDQGHTFSCTTFGSPCLSKTNRIHPEVIECWGVVTKVAEQEKHAGGKGNVLERFKEDRHMLNMVGLANSSE
- the LOC103454115 gene encoding uncharacterized protein isoform X2, with the translated sequence MGNSQSPPSRNPRFASSSRAFTHTELEDLKSLHASLAAQSQSGGPYISPSVFKTYFGLKGTLGDRMFDLVTQRRKDGKLTFEDLVIAKGIYEKGTKDDIEEFIYQLLDVSGDGIVGRSDLECVLGAMFDNILNMDNSERGSNAHQGSVDVFLNAAKFTKHDEGHDQESLSLEDFRTWCTLLPSVRKFLGSLLIPPHQGSQVPRLMHVENIDSNMVLLKEVYAWHIGGILPQQELVEWKLLYHSSFSGLSFNTFLGSMSNDKGPTVLIIKDKDGYIYGGYASQPWERHGGFYGDLKSFLFQLYPKASIFRPTGANTNIQWCAVNFSSESIPNGIGFGGKVNHFGLFLSASFDQGHTFSCTTFGSPCLSKTNRIHPEVIECWGVVTKVAEQEKHAGGKGNVLERFKEDRHMLNMVGLANSSE